One genomic window of Carassius auratus strain Wakin unplaced genomic scaffold, ASM336829v1 scaf_tig00034822, whole genome shotgun sequence includes the following:
- the LOC113081662 gene encoding WAS/WASL-interacting protein family member 2-like, whose protein sequence is MPIPPPPPPPGPPPPPSSSQANTSPPKLNRDDAKGRGALLSDICKGAKLKKTTVVNDRSAPIIENAGGRGGSGGGGGGGGGGGGGGFGGGSGPMAMGGLFSGGVPKLRPVGDSSVGRSALRPPCSRPGVSRGTSHSEPDGPVRGNGGHSSPSEQSRNQRPSVPDISKPSAPSSSSKPTSSAPHPPPFNRGGNRGPSSAQQGSGAHSREKPLPPPPSSKGPPPPPSSARDVHPRHPPLSSRSSSSSSSSSNAPPPPPYRQPTNTSNGDPPPDLPQRRNSLNKRSHGNANVRSQAPPPPPPAQQNRRPPPPSRDPVVRGTAPQVPPPGNRNGVRETPPPPPPYRIGQQTSSEPPSRGKPPPLSSAGRQHSGHAPPPPPPLRNGHTSSAPRSLLDDFESKYDFHPIEDFPPPEEYRPFPKIYPSKSNKVRGAPPLPPVGGK, encoded by the exons ATGCCtattcctcctcctccccctccaccTGGACCTCCACCGCCCCCCAGCTCTAGCCAG GCAAACACCTCACCTCCAAAACTAAATCGAGATGATGCTAAAGGAAGGGGAGCTCTGCTGTCAGACATCTGCAAAGGCGCTAAACTGAAGAAGACCACTGTGGTCAATGACAGAAGTGCACCTATCATCGAAA ATGCTGGAGGTCGAGGTGGCAGTggtggaggaggtggtggtggtggaggtggtggaggaggaggattTGGAGGTGGCTCTGGGCCAATGGCCATGGGAGGATTGTTCAGTGGAGGAGTGCCTAAACTACGACCAGTCGGAG ACAGCTCTGTAGGACGGTCAGCGCTGCGGCCGCCTTGCTCTCGGCCTGGAGTCTCTCGTGGCACGAGTCATTCTGAACCGGACGGACCTGTCCGTGGCAATGGAGGCCATTCGTCACCTTCAGAACAGTCACGAAATCAGCGTCCATCCGTGCCAGACATCTCCAAACCGTCTGCTCCCAGCAGCTCCTCAAAACCCACCAGCTCCGCTCCGCATCCACCCCCATTCAATCGCGGGGGCAACCGCGGGCCCTCCTCAGCCCAACAGGGTTCAGGGGCACACAGTCGTGAGAAACCCCTTCCACCTCCACCTTCAAGCAAGGGGCCTCCACCGCCGCCATCTTCTGCTCGAGATGTGCATCCGAGACACCCCCCTCTTTCATCTcgctcatcttcatcctcctcctcttcctcaaacgcacctccacctcctccttaTCGTCAGCCCACTAATACTTCAAATGGTGACCCGCCCCCCGATTTGCCACAAAGGCGAAACTCGCTGAACAAGAGAAGCCATGGCAATGCTAACGTCCGTAGCCaggctcctcctcctccacccccTGCCCAGCAGAACAGAAGACCTCCGCCACCATCACGAGATCCAGTGGTGCGCGGCACAG CTCCTCAGGTTCCTCCTCCTGGAAATCGTAACGGGGTTCGAGAAACACCACCCCCTCCACCTCCTTATCGCATCGGGCAACAGACGTCTTCTGAACCCCCTAGTCGAGGGAAGCCCCCTCCTCTGTCCTCTGCTGGACGTCAGCATTCAGGACAcgcacctccacctcctccacctcTCCGTAATGGACATACGTCATCTGCCCCCAGATCCTTGCTCG ATGATTTTGAGTCCAAGTACGACTTCCACCCTATAGAGGACTTTCCCCCACCTGAAGAATACAGACCCTTCCCGAAGATCTACCCCAGCAAAAGCAACAAGG TGAGAGGCGCTCCTCCACTGCCTCCTGTTGGAGGGAAGTGA